The following proteins are encoded in a genomic region of Thiomonas sp. X19:
- a CDS encoding nitroreductase family protein — protein MPTQTLSQLLTTHRSIRRYRPDPLDLELVLRICQEAVAGASSSGNLNSVSIVLTQDPQRKAKLYELHARQPMILQAPLVMTFCADSYRTRRWLARGAAADNFNNFMGYHVSALDAMIVAQNVCLGLESVGLGICYMGSTLTAMAEIAEFLELPDTCVPIASIVAGHPDEDPAKRDRLPLKALVHRERYICPSDSDIAQIYASREESAVARYQSDPALKACWAVHGITSMAQWYSSKFKYHPETLLADSAQLQRALVARNFLPPGWVAQPLEPPVS, from the coding sequence GTGCCCACACAAACCCTCTCCCAACTCCTGACCACGCACCGCTCAATCCGGCGTTACCGGCCTGACCCGCTGGACCTCGAGCTGGTCTTGCGCATCTGCCAGGAGGCGGTGGCGGGCGCATCGTCCTCGGGCAACCTCAACAGCGTCTCAATCGTGCTCACGCAGGACCCGCAGCGCAAGGCCAAGCTTTACGAGTTGCACGCGCGCCAGCCCATGATCCTGCAGGCTCCGCTGGTCATGACCTTCTGCGCCGACAGCTACCGCACACGCCGTTGGCTCGCGCGCGGCGCGGCGGCGGACAACTTCAACAACTTCATGGGCTACCATGTGAGCGCCTTGGACGCGATGATTGTCGCGCAGAACGTCTGCCTGGGTCTGGAGTCGGTCGGGCTGGGCATCTGCTACATGGGCTCGACGTTGACCGCGATGGCCGAGATTGCCGAATTTCTGGAGCTACCTGACACCTGCGTGCCGATCGCGAGCATTGTCGCGGGCCATCCCGACGAAGACCCAGCCAAGCGTGACCGACTGCCTTTGAAGGCGCTGGTTCACCGCGAGAGATATATCTGCCCGAGTGACTCGGACATCGCGCAGATCTATGCGAGCCGTGAAGAGAGCGCTGTGGCACGTTACCAATCCGACCCTGCACTGAAGGCATGCTGGGCCGTGCATGGCATCACTTCAATGGCGCAGTGGTATTCGAGCAAGTTCAAGTACCATCCCGAAACCCTCCTTGCTGACTCGGCCCAGCTACAACGTGCGCTCGTGGCCCGCAACTTCCTGCCTCCGGGCTGGGTGGCGCAGCCTCTTGAGCCGCCGGTATCCTGA